One genomic window of Clostridium taeniosporum includes the following:
- a CDS encoding type IA DNA topoisomerase, whose protein sequence is MAKIIIAEKPSVAKNIADALNIKIRKDGYFKGEDYYITWAFGHLLQLYDAKDYDENMKGWRMEKFPFIPEEFRYKVKCDSMDRTVEDKGAAKQINIIKSLIGQDDVDGVISATDFDREGQVIADELFSYLNIQKPIYRLLLNEWTPDEVKNGMNNLKDNKEMQFLQDAGIGRQWTDWVIGINLTSVSTLKYKFEENKTINIGRVLLPTLKIIYDRDKEIENFKATTYYKLTSTFKNSNNEEFNGLYYEKETEKFEDKGVLDNIAKLLDGTNATIIDKQTEKKKDYPPYLFNLSNLQGYITSKYKGWTSDKVLKVAQSLYEKKYTTYPRTASVVLEESLEDRARKVLNTLKAGLPYEKDIKFVKSKRVFDNSKVESHSAITPTYIKPSGLSKDEEIVYNAIKNRFVMQFMPIAEFEETKIRLKSSNEKVKGEFISKGKVQLVEGWRVVEKIDTKDTILPMVNIEEKVDIVSNKINKVTKKPPKHHTEKTLLRVMETCGKGIEGKEDSDEMMQCILNGFSIGTPATRAETIKKLKDIGYIKSKGKSLICTELGRNIVEIFPVKELLDLEYTGRLESTLSDIEKGKFKKGDFMNLIYDFTNNAVDKIKKDISALSRFKIEIPEGIEEIGKCPVCGNPVVETEKNFGCTNWKNGCKFTIWKNDKYILSFGKKVSKQMIALLLKNGKVGFRNLKSKKGNTFSAYFRYERNEKTGYYNWKIEFI, encoded by the coding sequence ATGGCAAAGATAATTATTGCAGAAAAACCTTCTGTTGCAAAAAATATTGCAGATGCGTTAAATATAAAAATCAGAAAAGATGGTTATTTTAAAGGAGAAGATTATTATATTACTTGGGCTTTTGGACATCTTTTACAATTATATGACGCAAAAGACTATGATGAGAATATGAAGGGTTGGAGAATGGAAAAATTTCCGTTTATTCCTGAAGAGTTTCGATACAAAGTAAAATGCGATAGTATGGATAGAACAGTAGAAGATAAGGGTGCTGCAAAACAAATTAATATAATAAAATCTTTAATAGGGCAAGATGATGTAGATGGAGTTATATCTGCAACAGATTTTGATAGGGAAGGTCAAGTAATTGCAGATGAATTATTTAGTTATTTAAATATTCAAAAGCCAATATACAGACTATTATTAAATGAATGGACTCCAGATGAAGTTAAAAATGGTATGAATAATTTAAAAGACAATAAAGAAATGCAATTCTTACAAGATGCAGGGATTGGAAGACAATGGACTGATTGGGTAATTGGTATAAATTTAACTTCAGTTAGTACATTAAAATATAAATTTGAAGAGAACAAAACAATTAATATAGGTAGAGTATTACTACCAACATTAAAGATAATATATGATAGAGATAAAGAAATAGAAAATTTTAAGGCTACTACTTATTATAAATTAACATCTACTTTTAAAAATTCTAACAATGAAGAATTTAATGGATTATATTATGAAAAAGAAACAGAAAAATTTGAAGATAAAGGTGTTTTAGATAATATAGCAAAGTTATTAGATGGAACTAATGCTACTATAATTGATAAGCAAACTGAAAAGAAGAAGGACTACCCACCATATCTTTTTAATTTATCTAATTTACAGGGATACATAACAAGCAAATACAAAGGATGGACATCAGACAAAGTATTAAAGGTAGCACAAAGTCTTTATGAAAAGAAGTATACAACTTATCCTAGAACAGCAAGTGTGGTCTTAGAAGAGAGTTTAGAGGATAGAGCAAGGAAAGTATTAAATACATTAAAGGCAGGTTTACCTTATGAAAAAGATATTAAATTTGTAAAGAGTAAAAGGGTTTTTGATAATTCAAAAGTTGAAAGTCATAGTGCTATAACTCCAACATATATTAAACCAAGTGGACTTAGTAAAGATGAAGAAATAGTTTATAATGCTATTAAAAATAGATTTGTAATGCAATTTATGCCGATTGCAGAATTTGAAGAAACAAAAATACGCTTAAAGTCATCTAATGAAAAGGTAAAAGGTGAATTTATATCTAAGGGAAAAGTTCAGCTTGTAGAGGGGTGGAGAGTAGTTGAAAAAATAGATACTAAAGATACTATTCTTCCTATGGTAAATATAGAAGAAAAAGTTGATATAGTATCAAATAAAATAAATAAAGTCACAAAAAAGCCACCAAAGCACCATACAGAAAAAACATTACTTAGAGTTATGGAAACTTGTGGTAAGGGTATAGAAGGAAAAGAAGATTCTGATGAAATGATGCAATGTATTTTAAATGGATTTAGTATAGGAACTCCAGCTACTAGAGCTGAAACAATTAAAAAACTTAAAGATATCGGATATATAAAATCAAAAGGGAAAAGTCTTATATGTACTGAGCTTGGTAGAAATATAGTTGAAATATTTCCAGTTAAAGAACTTTTAGATCTTGAGTATACAGGTAGACTTGAAAGTACTTTATCTGATATAGAAAAGGGCAAATTTAAAAAAGGCGATTTTATGAATTTAATATATGATTTTACGAATAATGCTGTGGATAAGATAAAAAAAGATATTTCAGCATTATCAAGATTTAAGATTGAAATTCCAGAAGGTATAGAAGAAATAGGAAAATGCCCTGTATGTGGAAATCCAGTAGTGGAAACTGAAAAAAACTTCGGATGTACTAATTGGAAAAATGGATGTAAATTTACAATATGGAAAAATGATAAATATATCTTATCTTTTGGTAAGAAAGTTTCAAAACAAATGATTGCTTTATTACTTAAAAATGGAAAAGTAGGTTTTAGAAATTTAAAAAGTAAAAAAGGAAATACATTTTCAGCTTATTTTAGATATGAGAGAAATGAAAAAACAGGTTATTATAATTGGAAAATTGAGTTTATTTAA
- a CDS encoding ABC transporter permease, translating to MSKEHDMYLKKIKYNKIKLIVTRILILVLFIALWEIAGDLKWIDPFLTSTPSRMYKSLLSFYNDGTLMRHIWVTCYETILGFTLGTVLGTAIAVILWWCPFASKVLDPYLVVLNALPKVALAPIIIFWVGNGTTAIIVIALLISIVTTIISVLSGFNEIDRDKIMLMKTFRASKLQILRHLIFPYSIPVFISALKINVGLSWVGVIMGEFLVAREGLGFLIVYGGQIAQLDMVMMSIVILSVIAFIMYEIVAFSEKRLIKNKSLEK from the coding sequence ATGAGTAAAGAACATGATATGTATTTAAAAAAAATAAAATACAATAAAATAAAACTTATAGTTACCAGAATTTTAATATTAGTTCTTTTTATAGCTCTTTGGGAAATTGCAGGTGACTTAAAATGGATTGATCCATTCTTAACTTCTACTCCTTCTAGAATGTATAAATCCCTCCTATCTTTTTATAATGATGGAACCTTAATGCGCCATATTTGGGTAACATGTTATGAAACCATACTAGGTTTTACTTTAGGTACTGTTCTTGGAACTGCCATTGCAGTAATACTATGGTGGTGTCCTTTTGCCTCTAAAGTATTAGACCCTTATTTAGTAGTATTAAATGCCTTACCTAAAGTTGCTTTAGCACCAATAATTATATTCTGGGTTGGTAATGGTACTACTGCAATAATTGTAATAGCTCTATTAATCTCTATTGTTACTACAATTATAAGTGTATTAAGTGGTTTTAATGAAATAGATAGAGATAAAATCATGTTAATGAAAACTTTTAGGGCATCTAAACTTCAAATCTTAAGACATTTAATTTTTCCTTACTCTATTCCAGTATTTATATCTGCACTAAAAATCAATGTTGGATTATCATGGGTTGGTGTGATAATGGGTGAATTTTTAGTAGCTAGAGAAGGCTTAGGTTTTTTAATTGTATATGGTGGCCAAATTGCTCAATTAGATATGGTTATGATGAGTATAGTAATACTTTCTGTAATTGCTTTTATAATGTATGAAATAGTGGCTTTTTCAGAAAAACGTTTAATTAAAAATAAGTCTTTAGAAAAATAA
- a CDS encoding CidA/LrgA family protein produces the protein MKLFKEALVILVIYLLGEFLSSFFKLPVPGNILGMIILFLLLCFNVIKVDKISNVSNFLLDHLAFFFIPAGVGLMTSLNIIKSNWLKLLVVCLCTTTIIIASTGLIVQFVSKKSKNEKKGRGIIGHNN, from the coding sequence ATGAAATTATTTAAAGAAGCATTAGTTATTTTAGTTATCTATCTACTAGGAGAATTTTTATCATCTTTCTTTAAATTACCTGTACCAGGTAATATTTTAGGAATGATTATATTATTCTTATTATTATGTTTTAATGTGATTAAAGTTGATAAGATCTCAAATGTATCAAATTTTTTACTAGATCATTTAGCATTCTTCTTTATTCCTGCTGGAGTAGGACTTATGACGTCATTAAATATAATAAAATCTAATTGGTTAAAATTACTTGTAGTTTGTTTATGTACAACCACGATAATTATAGCCTCTACAGGTTTAATAGTTCAATTTGTATCAAAGAAATCAAAAAATGAAAAAAAGGGACGTGGAATAATTGGACATAATAATTAA
- a CDS encoding LrgB family protein yields MDIIINNILFGLVLSLIAFEIGIFINKKTGIALLNPLLIAIAFIICFLFAFNIDFNTYNEGGQFINMFLGPSTVVLAVPLYKQIELLKKNAIAIFSGVFIGSIIGMFSVMGISYFVGLDSTIIKSLIPKSVTTPIGIEISSQLGGLVPVTVLAIIITGIIGAIFGPTICKLFKIKDKVAIGISIGTAAHAVGTTKALELGDTEGAMSSLSIGVAGLMTVFMAPLAYHIALFMYGFIK; encoded by the coding sequence TTGGACATAATAATTAATAATATTTTATTTGGATTAGTACTTTCTTTAATTGCATTTGAAATAGGAATATTCATAAATAAAAAAACAGGAATAGCCTTATTAAATCCATTACTTATAGCAATTGCATTTATAATTTGTTTCTTATTTGCATTTAACATAGATTTTAATACTTATAATGAAGGTGGACAATTTATTAATATGTTTTTAGGACCTTCAACAGTAGTATTAGCTGTTCCACTTTATAAACAAATAGAATTACTCAAGAAAAATGCTATAGCTATTTTTTCTGGAGTATTTATAGGAAGTATCATAGGTATGTTTTCTGTAATGGGTATTTCTTATTTTGTTGGTTTAGATTCTACTATAATAAAATCTTTAATTCCAAAATCTGTAACAACACCAATAGGTATTGAAATAAGTAGCCAGTTAGGTGGACTAGTTCCTGTAACTGTACTTGCAATTATAATTACTGGAATTATAGGAGCCATATTTGGACCTACTATATGTAAATTATTTAAAATTAAAGATAAAGTAGCAATTGGTATTTCAATCGGAACTGCTGCTCATGCTGTTGGTACTACAAAAGCCTTAGAACTTGGAGACACTGAAGGTGCTATGAGCAGTCTTTCAATAGGTGTTGCTGGGCTTATGACAGTATTTATGGCTCCATTAGCTTATCATATAGCCTTATTTATGTATGGTTTTATAAAATAG